One part of the Ranitomeya imitator isolate aRanImi1 chromosome 10, aRanImi1.pri, whole genome shotgun sequence genome encodes these proteins:
- the LOC138652217 gene encoding actin, cytoplasmic-like: protein MSIHQDAPVVIFDNGSGICKAGLSGDNTPRSVISSVIGHARTGNRMLQANRKAYYVGEEAQTFRGILALTYPIEHGIVKSWPDMEKIWKHVYDCELRMQSNEHPVLLSEAPFNPSSNREMMAEVMFESFNVPAMYMALQAALSLYASGHTTGLVVDIGDGVTSTFPIYEGSPLPHAGNRLNFAGRDITEYLTRLLMETKLSFVSSAEKDIAREIKEKLCYVALDPKEEAEKCPAEGSEEYILPDGNVVTIGTQRFLAPESLFSPSTIGIDAQGLHKMIHESIYGCAIDVRRSLFNNILLSGASTLFPGLQDRIYKEIRTLAPKTIQVKVIAPSDRKFSVWIGGSVLTCLESFKEMWITARDYSEFGSAVVYRMA from the exons ATGTCCATTCATCAAGACGCTCCAGTTGTTATTTTTGACAATGGATCTGGCATATGTAAAGCCGGACTATCCGGTGATAATACTCCAAGATCAGTCATTAGCTCAGTAATTGGTCACGCTAGAACTGGAAACCGTATGCTGCAAGCCAACAGAAAAGCTTACTATGTTGGCGAAGAAGCTCAGACCTTTAGAGGAATCTTGGCATTGACATATCCCATAGAGCACGGCATCGTGAAATCATGGCCGGATATGGAGAAGATCTGGAAACATGTGTATGATTGTGAGCTTCGCATGCAATCCAATGAACATCCCGTCTTGCTATCTGAAGCTCCGTTCAATCCAAGTAGCAACCGTGAGATGATGGCAGAAGTGATGTTTGAAAGCTTCAATGTCCCTGCCATGTATATGGCTTTACAAGCTGCCCTGTCTCTTTACGCCAGTGGTCATACAACGGGCTTAGTCGTGGACATTGGAGATGGCGTCACCAGTACGTTTCCCATATATGAAGGTTCTCCACTGCCCCATGCAG GAAATCGTCTTAACTTCGCTGGTCGGGACATCACAGAATATTTAACGAGGCTTCTTATGGAGACAAAACTTTCCTTTGTCAGCAGCGCAGAAAAGGACATTGCTAGAGAAATAAAGGAGAAACTTTGCTATGTGGCTTTAGATCCAAAGGAGGAAGCGGAAAAGTGTCCTGCAGAAGGTTCAGAGGAATACATTCTTCCGGATGGGAACGTCGTTACCATTGGCACCCAGAGGTTTCTAGCACCAGAGAGCCTATTTTCTCCATCAACCATTGGGATAGATGCCCAAGGTCTACATAAAATGATCCATGAAAGCATTTATGGATGTGCTATAGATGTCCGAAGGTCTCTTTTCAATAACATCTTGTTGTCTGGTGCATCTACCCTCTTCCCGGGTCTTCAGGATAGAATTTATAAAGAAATCAGAACCCTGGCACCAAAGACTATTCAGGTGAAAGTTATTGCACCGAGTGACAGGAAATTTTCTGTGTGGATCGGAGGATCAGTCCTGACCTGCTTAGAGTCTTTTAAGGAGATGTGGATCACAGCCAGGGATTACAGCGAGTTTGGTTCAGCCGTTGTATATCGAATGGCCTGA
- the LOC138652218 gene encoding actin, cytoplasmic-like, translated as MSIHQDAPAVIFDNGSGICKAGLSGDITPSSVISSVIGHARTGNRMLQANRKAYYVGEEAQNLRGILALTYPIEHGIVKSWPDMEKIWKHVYDCELRMQSNEHPVLLSEAPFNPRSNREMMAEVMFESFNVPAMYMALQAALSLYASGHTTGLVVDIGDGVTSTFPIYEGSPLPHAGNRLNFAGRDITEYLTRLLMETKLSFVSSAEKDIAREIKEKLCYVALDPKEEAEKCPAEGSEEYILPDGNVVTIGTQRFLAPESLFSPSTIGIDAQGLHKMIYESIYGCAIDVRRSLFNNILLSGASTLFPGLQDRIYKEIRTLAPKTIQVKVIAPSDRKFSVWIGGSVLTCLESFKEMWITARDYSEFGSAVVYRMA; from the exons ATGTCCATTCATCAAGACGCTCCAGCTGTTATTTTTGACAATGGATCTGGCATATGTAAAGCCGGACTATCCGGTGATATAACTCCAAGCTCAGTCATTAGCTCAGTAATTGGTCACGCTAGAACTGGAAACCGTATGCTGCAAGCCAACAGAAAAGCTTACTATGTTGGCGAAGAAGCTCAGAACTTAAGAGGAATCTTGGCATTGACATATCCCATAGAGCACGGCATCGTGAAATCATGGCCGGACATGGAGAAGATCTGGAAACATGTGTATGATTGTGAGCTTCGCATGCAATCCAATGAACATCCCGTCTTGCTATCTGAAGCTCCGTTCAATCCAAGAAGCAACCGTGAGATGATGGCAGAAGTGATGTTTGAAAGCTTCAATGTCCCTGCCATGTATATGGCTTTACAAGCTGCCCTGTCTCTATACGCCAGTGGTCATACAACGGGCTTAGTCGTGGACATTGGAGATGGCGTCACCAGTACGTTTCCCATATATGAAGGTTCTCCACTGCCCCATGCAG GAAATCGTCTTAACTTCGCTGGTCGGGACATCACAGAATATTTAACGAGGCTTCTTATGGAGACAAAACTTTCCTTTGTCAGCAGCGCAGAAAAGGACATTGCTAGAGAAATAAAGGAGAAACTTTGCTATGTGGCTTTAGATCCAAAGGAGGAAGCGGAAAAGTGTCCTGCAGAAGGTTCAGAGGAATACATTCTTCCGGATGGGAACGTCGTTACCATTGGCACCCAGAGGTTTCTAGCACCAGAGAGCCTATTTTCTCCATCAACCATTGGGATAGATGCCCAAGGTCTACATAAAATGATCTATGAAAGCATTTATGGATGTGCTATAGATGTCCGAAGGTCTCTTTTCAATAACATCTTGTTGTCTGGTGCATCTACCCTCTTCCCGGGTCTTCAGGATAGAATTTATAAAGAAATCAGAACCCTGGCACCAAAGACTATTCAGGTGAAAGTTATTGCACCGAGTGACAGGAAATTTTCTGTGTGGATCGGAGGATCAGTCCTGACCTGCTTAGAGTCTTTTAAGGAGATGTGGATCACAGCCAGGGATTACAGCGAGTTTGGTTCAGCCGTTGTATATCGAATGGCCTGA